The genomic DNA GCTGCGTAGGAGACGGGTCGCCGGTCGCGTACGGCGTAGTGCACCAGGTGCGGCACGGTGTGGGGGGCGGTGGAGGTCTTCTTCGCCGGCGGCAGGGTCATCATGAACGCCTCGGTGAACAGGGCCAGCAGGTTGTGGGCCTGGGCCTGGTCTCCGTCGAGGTTGCGGATGAGTTCGGTGAGGTTGACGGTCGCGTACCGGTAGAGGGTGCCGGTGGTGAAGAACGCGGTCTGCAGGTGGGCTCCGCTGGAGTCGCCTTCGCCGCCCCAGTCCTCGACCGCTGTGAAGAAGTCTGGCTGCAGGCCACTTTGGTGCACGGAGAAGGCCGGTGCGATCTGTGCGGCGCCGTCGACCTGCGCGCCGGGGATTTCTGCGAGCATCCGGCCGAAGAGGTTGATGGTGGCAGTACGCCTCTTGATCAGTGCGGCAACGTCGCCGGTGGGCAGGACGGCTGCGGGTTTGCTCTTGCGGGCGCCTTTGGTTTTGGGGCGTGCGGCGTCGGCTACGGCCTCTGCGTGCGCTTCCTCGAGGTCAGCGCGGTACTTGAGGCACAGTGCGGTCAGGTCGTCGAGGACGTCGCGCGGCAGGTAGAGCATGGCCGAGGTGATGCCGTTTTGGGTGTCCTCGGTCTTGAGTCCTTCCCGGTTGGCGGAGCGTACGACCTGGGCGCCGGCGAAGGCGGCCAGGTCCTCGGGCCACCCGGTCGCGCGCAGGGCGTCGGCGACGCGCAGGGGCAGCATGCGGGTGCGGGCGGCGTGCTCGTCGAGCTCTTGTTCCAGGGCCAGGCGGATGGGGCGTTTGAGGGCGTGGGAGGAGACCATGGCGCGAACTGCTCCTCCCAGCAGCAGTGTCTTGGGTTCGTTGTCCTCTCCTCGGTTGAGCACGGAGGCGGGCATCGGGTGCAGGGCGTGCAGGTCGATATAGCGGGCGGGAGAGTAGGTAGTCATGTCAGTGCTCCTCGGAAAGGCGGAGGTGGTCGATTGTGGGGAAGTAGGACTCGCGCCAGCGGGTGGCGATCTCTGGCTGGTCGTTGTCCCACCAGGCCAGGTCTTCCAGGAGGACAGCGAAGTCGAGACGTGCGGCACCCTGGTTGCGCAGGTAGCTCGCGAGGGACCACAGCCGTGGGTGCAGCAGCTCGCTGGGCAGTTTGGTGAGGGCTTTGAGGCGTTCGGTCATCCGTTCTTCGTCGAAGCCGTGCCGGACAACGGCGATCGCCAGACTGGCGCCGAGGTTGGGCCGCTTGCGCCAGA from Streptomyces sp. NBC_01707 includes the following:
- the cas7e gene encoding type I-E CRISPR-associated protein Cas7/Cse4/CasC, translating into MTTYSPARYIDLHALHPMPASVLNRGEDNEPKTLLLGGAVRAMVSSHALKRPIRLALEQELDEHAARTRMLPLRVADALRATGWPEDLAAFAGAQVVRSANREGLKTEDTQNGITSAMLYLPRDVLDDLTALCLKYRADLEEAHAEAVADAARPKTKGARKSKPAAVLPTGDVAALIKRRTATINLFGRMLAEIPGAQVDGAAQIAPAFSVHQSGLQPDFFTAVEDWGGEGDSSGAHLQTAFFTTGTLYRYATVNLTELIRNLDGDQAQAHNLLALFTEAFMMTLPPAKKTSTAPHTVPHLVHYAVRDRRPVSYAAAFEQPVKAAPTGGYTAPAVQTLSEHAGALNRLLGTRRRVAHGYATAQNTPIDHLGTRHDSFDELIDALTTAAAPSTSAMSA